ATTTAATGTGTACTTTAGAAACAGTCAACGTCAAAActttacacatttttatttattgcgATTTTGCCTGTGTAGATGAGAGCAATAGGCTACAACTTTCTAAcaagaaaaattgattttttccCAATAACTTTACAAAGATTTGAGAGAGCTTGTGCCCCAGAAGAAAAGAGCCAGGGCACTGTAGTTGTTCGAGCTTAGCATCTTGGCTTCTTTGTGTCTGTAGTCGTTGGGATGTTGAAGAGACGCTTCAAGAAATATAGCTGCAGGATCCCAGAAAGAATAATAACAAGGCTCTGGGCTGTCGACCACCAATTCACATAGTTATAGTTTGACTGGAGTAGGAAAAAGTCAGCCACTTTTCTCATGCGAGCGAAGTTGTAGTATCGCCACATGTGAAAGATATTGTTCTGCACCTTTCGTGTACTCTTCTGCAGGacagaaaatgaaatacagaaaggGTTCCTCCCTAACCTCATCTAGCCTCACCTGGGTACCCACCAGCACTAACCTAGTTTATCTGGAAGTTGAGTAACATATGATTTTATGATATGTAATAAGTTGGCTATTGGAGTTGTTGATAAATGCTAGTTTTGTTGTCTATGAAAAAATGGCCtggacttcagttttaaaaaaataatttttgtaacgAAAAACTTAAGTGCTGAAACTAGAAAGTTCCTCCAGATTATCTCTAGATTTAGACATGTACCCAGCACATCATTGCCCTTTTGGGTGATGTCTTCTGTTCTTTGTATATGGTAAAAGATAAGGGCCTGCAAATTTTTATtgaagggccagacagtaaatattctaGGCTTTGCAGACCATACAGTCTCTTGCAACTACTAagctctgccactgtagcacaaaagcagccatagacattATGTCCAGTTAGCGGTCCCTCATTATCAGTGGGGAGATGGGTTCCGGGACCTGCAGAGGATGCTGAAGTCCCATAGTCGGCCCTCCGCATCtgcaggttctgcatctgcagatacagagggccagctGTAATTGTCAAATGAGCATGGCCGTGTTCTAGTCAAACTTcacttacaaaaacaggcagtgagcTTTTGTGCATCCAGGAAACTATCAAGAAAGTCAAGAGAGatcccagagaatgggagaaaatatttgcaaatcatatatctgataagagacttgtatccagaatatataaagaactcttagaactcaaccataaaaagacaaataaccagattttaaaatgggcaaaggatttgaatagacatttctccaaaaaagataactgaaaggccaaaaaacacatgcaaagatgctcaatgtcattagggGGACACAACTCAAAAACCACAAGATACCACTTATACCCACTAGGATTGCTATAGCAAAAAAGACTATAACATGTTTGcagggatatggagaaattgcaacactcatacactgctggtgggagtgtaaaatggtttAGCCTGTGGAATATAACAGTTCCTCACTGAAGGTAAAAAGTTACCATATGTGCCAGCAGAGTATACCGCTTATATGTGTACAGAGATGAAagcatgttcacacaaaaatttgtaggcaaatgctcacagcagcattgttcatgatagccaaaaagtggaaataacccagatGTCTACCAGCTGAtaagtagataaacaaaatgtggtgttttaaatatacaatagaatactattcatccagaaaaaggaatgaagtactaatacatgctacaatgtggatgaaccttgaaaacatgctaaataaaagaagccaaagaCAAAAGgccacattgtatgattccactcatgaAGTgtacagaacaggcaaatctatataAACAGAGTAGATTAGTGAGGGATTACCCAGGGCTGAGGGGCATGGGGAACACAGAGTGAATAATAGGTCTgcagtttctttttggggtgatgaaactattctggaattagatgctGGTAATGGTTGCAGGACCTTGTAaaccactaaactgtacacttaaagtgGTGAATTGTAtctaagttaaaaaacaaacaggcagtgggccagatttggcctgtgaaCCGTTATTTGCCAATTCCTGGTATAAAACAAGTGAGGAATTTCAAGAGCTCCAAGTCACAAAATTAATTAAAGGCTTCAAATCCCTTTGCCTGTTTGTTTTCTCCCCAAATGAGCCCTCACTCAGATGATATTACTCCCATAATTCTAATCTTTCCTCCAAATTTAAAGTCAGTTTCCATGGATTTTTCTCTCCCACAAAACAATTACCTCAATTGCATCCAAAGTATCATtcagttgttttctttcattcttctctttgTGGTCCATCTCAGGCCCCTCATAGAAGACTCCAAAATTGAGGTATACTTGCACAGAACCAAAGCGATTTTGCTGATTTGTTAGACAAAGCTGATAAAAACCTGTAGGAATCCCTAGATCATTACCAAGTCTtggtctcccaccctcccaccctctagATTTCCCTGGAGATAACTGTTCTCCAGTGTTAAATGTGCTACTATAGCACCTTCTTTTTACTTAGGAAGTACAAAATCCAGTTTTTGATGTGGAAGATACTGATCTTACATGAAACttattttactaaatattatttataataatattgttTTGCCAAATATTAGTAGCTTTAGCTCTATGTTGgatagaaaatgttttcttcctctttttcagcGTATAGTTCCCACATCTCTTAAGGAATTTCTGATCAAGAGCATATTAAGAGCATAGTGTTTGCTCCTTGCATACCGTTAGAGCTGGGATATCATCTTGAATTTGAAAGTAGGGAAAAAATGTATGCTTTGTGAATGAAAGAAGCTATCCTACTGGAGTAACTTCCTGCAAGGTGGTCTGTACGGGGGCTGATGGTTGGGGTATGTACTGGTGCTTGTTCTCAATTGGGGTCACCTCCCCGCGTGTGGTGATGGGGGAGGAGTGCGGAGGAGCAGGGTTGGAAAGGTGTGGCAGTGTATTTGATTGTCGAAATGACTGGAAGGCACTACTGGCATGTCACGTAGGGGCCAAAGATGCTGCATAATAATGCCGAACATCCTGTGCCACGCAGTGAAGGATTCTCTTATGTCCCTGTTGAGAAATAGTCTTTTTTTGTGCACCTGGCTGGTAGAGAGGACAGTTCAAACTGGTGCCGTCTGGGGTGAGGACAGGCTCGATCTGGCTGTAGGAATTTTCTGGTGACTGGAGAAGTGCTTTGTTGTAGAATGTGGATATTTTTCATGGCCATGCATTTCCTTGTGTTCTGCTTTTTGATAACTGGCTCAAGTGTTTTGATGGCTGGAAAGAAATACTATCccataataaaatttattaattggaattctgtATCATAAATGGGTCTGCCTGTTTTGATCGCTTTCCAATAATCTGGTTCGTTGGAGATGATAAGATAAAATCGAGCTTCTGGACCCTGGAGTTATAATAGTTAGTCACCTGGAGACCGCTTCCAAACTGCCAGTGGACCGCTGATTAATGTCCTTGGCCATTGGCAGTCTCCAGGAAATCTGGTTTTTGGTGTTGAAGGCTAAATCTTTTTCTTACTATTTCACCATCCATATGTGAAAAAGCCAGAGCTTTTACATCTCAGGTACTTAATTAATTTCAATATTTCCTCATTATTTTCCCAATTTCAAAGAAACGTATGATTATTATAATAGCCGTGATGACGAAAACAGACCTGTCTCTTGGGTAGAGAAGTTAATCTGGCCCCGAACATTCTTAGAGGTGTCTATAAGGAAACCCTGTGGGGTATGTGCAGTGGCAGCAACATGCCGGTCATGTGACATTCCCAGTGTCCGCTGAACCTGCCGAGACACATTAAAGAGGGAGAAAAGCTCCTGCTGCATCATCAGGAAGCTAGCTGAATGGTAAGATTGACATCCAGTGACCATcagcacagtggttctcaatcagggATGGTACTGCCCAACCCCCACTTTGAATTTGGGCTGAGACATTGCCCTGGTGTTGCGAGTAGGGGAAGGGGGGCGGGGACAGCAATGCTGAACATCCTGCCGTGTTAGAATAGTAAGCAGGACAAAGAAATGACCCAAATGCCAATAGCACCCCTGGTAAGAAAACATGTCTCAGACCATGCAGCTGACATGTTGGTTATGTATGAATCTGGCTGTAGAGTTCTTGGCTGAACTCACTTGGTTTTGACCTCCCCAGTGGTATACCAGATTTGGGCTTATTTGATGCTTGACAGTAAATAAATAAGGCATTCAATAGGTACTTGCCTCCAAGCTGCGTCTTGATAAGCCCAGGCTACAGTGAGCTGACTAGTAGCTACTATTCTATTATAAATTCAGAGATAAGAAAAATCTCTGATaggttaatttaaaataaattttaagttacaTTGGAGTGGAATAAGATCAACATAGTCTTTTACTCTGTAAACAAAATTTAGAAAGTTAATAGGTTTCTAAGATaaagaacaaaggaaatgaaCAGCTTCCAAGTTTACTGTTGAGCAGACCATCCTTGGGCACGCATGGATTAAAGTACTTGGCCTGTGAACAGGCAACTTGAAAACATTTACCTTCCTAAAAGCAACAGGTCTGTCTGACTGCATAGAGAAGCCTTGAGTTACTGATTCTCCAATTTGCTGGAATTACCCCTAAAGGCAAGAGAATAAAtgttgctcccccaacctcataAACTGAAGCGTCTTTGAAATCTCTGGGTTTGTCTCCAAAGTTCATGTGACTTTTCATTCAACTTGGTACCATAtccatattattttaatatttaaaaaatggattcttTCCCCTCTCATCTCTAAACTCGAGTAAGTGTGATGATTACCTCTCCAGGAAGAGGCACCCGGTTTGTCCCATGACTTTGAGCACACTTCCACAGCCCCCAATTTGAGAAGCCAAGCCATATGTTTTAGTGATTATTCATCCATCAAGAGTTTCCATTTAACTGCAGGTCTGTTTCATTAACAGGTGGGGAGTCACAGCATAATAAAGACAACTAGAACCTTGTGTTCATTTAAAACCTGACCCCCTTtacaaaaggaaatgaacaaacaagaaaaacaagtCCCCAGTATGACCAAGTACCCACCTCATAACTGAAATAGAAGTATCCAGTCTGGTGGGCAAATTGCCAAAAGCATTCTGTGCCTCCTGGAGGGATCATGATGGCAAAGTCGTATCGATCCGCACCATGGAAGAGGGGCTGGTCCCCAGAGCCACTAAGAGGTTCTGTCTTCTGGCTCCTTGCAGAGCTCACTAGGTTCAGAACCACCAGTCCAGCCCCAAAGAGCAAGGGGAACATGCTGCTCTCTGGAGACCGCTCTAACTGCTTGCAGCAGCCCAGTGGAACCAAGCAGTTCAGACAACTGCTGGGATAATCATTAACTCTGCAAGTCACACGTAGGCCAGTCTCAGGGCCACACATAGATATTCCAGAAGAGAACTGGCATGGTACCCCACGTTTGGCTCACAGGAAGGATTTTTGCTTTCACCTCAAAAACTCAGTGGCTTACCAGACCTACTTCACGGGTGCTAGGTAGAATCTATTACTTCAGAAGAGAGATTTCCACCCCTCCTTTGGGCTGTCATTTTTCAGTTCTTGCCTCTTGGGGGGTAAACATTAGGCAAATTTATTTACAACCACCTGAATGTACGGACTCATTTCTCAGTACACAGTGGCTGGGGAGATTTTTCTCACTTGTATCAAATTGCTAGATGATACCTGTCGCTCCTATAAGATGTGAGGGGCAACACCTGTTTCAACAGACCTCCTTCTGCCCGGTGCTACAGCTTAGGAGAGCAGAGCACAGCATGGAAGTGTgtgtaaaaatttaaatgaagagtGAGCAAGAGACAGTGGTCAAACCGCTCCACTGATAATCCTCCTCATTCTGCTACCTTCCACCTGACTGATACAATCATCTAAAGCTATCCAAAATCCACTTAAAGactattatagggacttccctggtggcgccgtggttaagaatctgcctgccaatgcaggggacacaggttcgatccctggtccgggaagatcccacatgccgcggagctgctaagcccgtgcgccacaactactgagcctgcgctctagagcctgtgagccacaactactgagccctcgtgccacaactactgaagcccgcatgcctagagcctgtgctctgcaacaagagaagccacagcaatgagaagcccgctcaccgcaacgcagagtagccctgctcgccgcaactagagaaagcccgcatgcagcaacaaagacccagtgcagccccaaaagataaaataaataaataaataaataaatttaaaagagactATTATATTGTTCAAACCCTTGATCTTTCTTTTATCTGTGGCTTCTTCAGCACCCACAGGGGGAAAAAGGCTGACTTCATGGTGGAGACATTTACGTGCATCttattttattctcacaacaGCCTACAAGGGAAGTACCATTACCTACTAcattagagatgagaaaatggacaTCCAGAGATTCCAGTGGCTAACCCACCATCTCCAAGCACAGCTGGCACAGCTGGGGCCCTGAGTGGGCCTCACACTCTTACCCATCAGGACAGTGTGTCTGTCAGTCTCTGAGTTCTGACAGCGTCTAAATGTTTTTATCTCAGCCATAATCTTAAAACAGCATGAGTACCTTCTAACCAAGTATTGCTTCAGAAGGCATCACAGTGACTCCAAGTGGTAATAATACTTTAACTGTCACAAGCTATGTGTTATGTTATGAAGAACACACTTCATAATTGTGTTCAGTTCCAGCAAAGGCCAGATGACATCACAGCAGTCTGGAGGCACAGTGGCTCTGCAGCAGTCTCACTAAGGTGAAGGTGGGAGAGAGTGGGATCATTTCTCAGTACATAGTGGCACAGGCATCCCCACCAGAGTCCCACCACTGCCACAGTCCTAGCACTACTCATGTGGTGAGCAGTGACTTAGATTCAGCAAAACAGTCATCAGTTCATGGTAAGTTGTATAGTTCTATAGAAACCGTAGGCAGAGTTTTATGTCTGTACACATTTTATAACATTATAATAAAGATAGCATCGAAGTtatgttaaaaaatgttaatggatCTATGCATGTCTCAAATTTTGAGAAACACGATTAGGATATTTTGCTTCCTTAAATGTATCACAGTGTCATTCTTCTACCTGGAGAGCACCATCTAACAGTGTGAGAGTTGAAGGTAAAAAG
Above is a window of Balaenoptera ricei isolate mBalRic1 chromosome 19, mBalRic1.hap2, whole genome shotgun sequence DNA encoding:
- the TMED6 gene encoding transmembrane emp24 domain-containing protein 6 — its product is MFPLLFGAGLVVLNLVSSARSQKTEPLSGSGDQPLFHGADRYDFAIMIPPGGTECFWQFAHQTGYFYFSYEVQRTLGMSHDRHVAATAHTPQGFLIDTSKNVRGQINFSTQETGFYQLCLTNQQNRFGSVQVYLNFGVFYEGPEMDHKEKNERKQLNDTLDAIEKSTRKVQNNIFHMWRYYNFARMRKVADFFLLQSNYNYVNWWSTAQSLVIILSGILQLYFLKRLFNIPTTTDTKKPRC